Proteins encoded by one window of bacterium:
- a CDS encoding DUF5996 family protein — protein APAAAFYDKGLGEFLLPYDAVRTAADPAATLLEFLETTYRAAAETGHWDRAALECPLGRPAVPRPLT, from the coding sequence TGGCCCCGGCGGCGGCCTTCTATGACAAAGGTTTGGGGGAATTTCTCCTGCCCTACGATGCGGTTCGAACCGCGGCCGATCCCGCGGCCACCTTGCTTGAATTCCTCGAAACGACCTACCGGGCCGCGGCCGAAACCGGCCACTGGGATCGGGCCGCGCTGGAATGTCCGCTCGGCCGGCCGGCGGTGCCGCGCCCGCTGACTTAA